Part of the Synergistales bacterium genome is shown below.
CAGGGCCATCGCCTTCCGGGGCGGTGGCCCTTTCTGTATGGTCACTCAACTATCACGGGGAGGGGTCACAAATGGAACAGGAAAAGCACTGTCGCGTCGCCATCATCGGAGCGGGTATCGTCGGGGGATCCATCGTCGATGCCCTGGCGCCGTTCTGCCGGATCACGGCAACCCGGAGGAAGGAGGAACGCCTCAAGGGATTCCGTGAAGCGGGCATCGATGCCACCACCGACAACCGGGAAGCGGCCCGGGAGGCCGATGTCGTCCTGGTGTGCGTCAAGCCCGGACAGGTGGTGCCCGTCCTGCACGAGATCGCACCGGAGGTGGGGGGGAAACCGGTGGTCTCCTTCGCCGCAGCCATCTCGCTGGATATTCTGAAAAAGGCGGCACCGGAGGCACACATCGCCAGGGCCATGACCAACGTGGCCGTGCGCGTCCGTAAGGGCTACACCCTCTACACGCTTTCAGAGGACTACGGAACCGGGGAGGCCACCACGGTCGCCTCTATCCTGGGGTATCTCGGCGAGATCCAGCCGGTGGAAGAACAGTATCTCGATGTGCTCACGGCCATGTCGGGCTCCGGGCCGGCCTACATCTTTACCGTAGTGGAATCCATGGTCTACGGCGCCCTGCGGGAAGGCCTGCCCAGGGATCTTGCCCTCCAGGCGGCGGCCCACACGGCCATCGGTGCCTCCCACCTGTTGCTGGAATCGGGGGAGCACCCCGCGGAGCTTCGGGACCGGGTGGTCACACCGGGAGGGGTCACCATCGACGGGATCTACGAACTGGAGGAGAGCCGCATCCGCACGGCCTTCATGAAGGCCATCAGTGCCGCATCCTCCAGGGCCAGGGTACTGGCGGACCAGGCGAGGGAGCAGGCGCGGGAAGAGGCCGGTATGTAAGCAAGGCCGGGAAGAGCGAAACTCTTCCCGGCCTTTTACGCTACGTTTCCTGAGACTACGATAAGCTTCTACAAGCTGCCTTAGTGCTCGTATCCAATAGCCTTTTTGACCCTGTCGAAGTATTCCTTGCCGATATCCTTCTCGATCTCAGGCCATACCTCTTCGCGGACCCTCTCAGCCATGGCGTTGAGCTGATCCTGGTTAAAGGTGACAATCTTGATGCCTTCGTCGGCAAGTTTGTCCATATTTTCCTCTTCGGCAGCTTCGGCTTCGCCCCATCGCTTCTCTTCAAGCTTCCTGCCCATTTCCGTCAGCAACTTCTGGTCTTCCTCGGAGAGGCTCTCCCAGAGGTCCTTGTTCATGTACCACCACCACATCTCGAAGTGGTCGTTGACGGCATGATACTCGGTCAGCAGGTCACGGAAGTTGGCGTAGTAGCCTTCAGCACCGCCGCCGATAACGCCCTCGACGATGTTGGTCTGCAGAGCCGTAAAGGCCTCTGCCCAGGGAATCGGTGTCGCCAGGTATCCAAGGGATTCAGCGGTGAGCTCGAAGGATTTGATCGGCGGCACCCGGATCTTCACCTTCTTCGGCACAGTGGGATCGCCGGGTGAGGGGACGGAGGTCATCAGACCGATCCCGCCGTAGTAGCAGGGCCATCCGGAGATGAGATGGATGTTCTCGTTCTCCCGCAGTACCTCTTCCACTATCTTGTAGACTTCGCCCTCTGGGCCGAAAAGTTGCTCCGCCTCTTCATAGTTCGTTGCAATATAGGGTGCGGCGGGAAGGTTGAGGGCCTTGCTGACCGTGGTCCCAAGGCAGGCGAGCTGCATCTCCACGGCACCCATGGAGACACGCTCCTGGACCACCGTGTAGTCGCCGAGCTGGCCGGCCGGATAGACTTCAATCGCGAAGTCGCCGTCGGATTTCTCTTCAATCTGGTTGACGAGCCAGTTCACATCCTTGTCAATGTCCGTACCTGTCGGACGGATATGCCCGATCTTCCAGTTGTACTCGGCAGCAAGGGCCGCCCCTGCCGTCACGGTGACCATTACAATTGCCAAAACCAGACCAATTACATACCATTTGCCCTTCATTGCTCTACCTCCTCTTTCTTCAGCCTTCTCCTTCGGTGAATCTCTGCACACTCGCGCTCTTGGTTTCTCTCGGCATGCTCCCCCTCAAGGCTTTTCTCATCACCCCCTTTCAATCCATTCCCTTCACTGGTTACTCGAAAAAGGAGTACCGCGTACCCATCCCCCTCTCCAGGGCCTTTTGATAGGCCAAAGAGGCGACGGCTACGTCCATTGCCCCCGTACCGATGGGGATGCACATAATGCGTTCCCCAGGTGACTCCCGGCCTTTCTTTGTACCGGTCACGACCTCGCCAAGGGTGGCATAGATGTCTTCACTGCCCAGGCGCCCCGACTCGCTGACCTCTTTCAGTGCCCCCCGGTGGAGACACTGGTCTATGTGATCGACGATGATTTTGTCCACAGAAAGGACAAGATCATCGGCACACTCCCTGAATGAACCCATCGGGCAGACCGTCATTCCTTCTTTGACGAAATCGTTGGTGATGAATTTGTTCCGTGCGTGTGTTACGGAAACAAGCACATCCGCGCCTTCAGCCGCCTCCTCGGGGGAAGAAGCTTTGTGTATCGGCGCCTTCACTTTATCCCCCATTTCATCGGAGAAGCGCTGAAGTGCTTCTTCAGATATATCATACACCTGATAGGCCTGAACATCGAAAACAGAAGAAATGGCAAGGACCTGTGTACGGCCCTGCGCTCCCGCTCCATACAGGCCGATAGTGGGATGTTTTACATCGTTCAGGAGATACTTGAGCGCAACCGCTGCCTGGGCGCCGGTACGGAGGTTTGTGACAAGCATGCCGTCCATGGCAGCGAGGAAGTGACCATTATTGGGATCCACCAGCAGAACAAGGCCATTGATATAGGGAAGACCCTGTTTGGGGTTGTTCTCCCATCCTCCAACCCACTTCAGCCCAGCTGTCTGCTGCCACCCTACGTACGCCGGCATGGCGTTCATACCCGCCATGAAGGGAAGGCCGCTCGGCCCGTCACCAAGATCAAGGTGCACCTTCGTCGGATTGATGACTGTTCCTTCACCCATGCCGCGGAAGGTCCGTTCAACGCTCTCCACGACCTCCGGCATGGAGATGACCTCCTCCAGTTCATGCCGCTTCAGAAGCAGAGTTTCCATAATTCCACCCCCACCATCTAACGTGCGTCCATTTGCCTATGCAAACTCGTAGAAACCACCGAGTCCCTGTTCCTCCGCTCGCTGCAGCACGATACCGGCAACGGCGATGTCCATCGCTCCTGTCCCTATGGGGATGCAGAGGACATTATCGCTCTCCTCCACCTTACCCGGAGCCTTCCCGGCGACAACATCGCCGATGGTTGTAAAGATATCCTTTTCCGTGATCCTGCCTGCCTCGCTGAGCTCCTTCAGCGCACCCCGGTGCAGGCACTGCCCCACGTGGTCGACGATGATCTTGTCGGCCTTGAGAATGCTTTCGTCGTCACACTCCTGGTAGGAGCCCATGGGGAAAAGCTTGGTCTCCGGCTGCAGCCATTCCCGCTTGACGAACTTGTCCTTGGATTGGGTCACGCAGATCACCGCGTCCCCTTGGGCCGCTTCTTCGGGGCTGTCGGCAATGATAATGTCGCCTTTGACGAGACCCTGCATATCCTCCTTGTAGCGATTGCTCGCCTCTGTGTTGATGTCATAGACATGGACCTCATCGATAGTAAAGAGCTCAGCAATGGCCATGGTCTGGGTATGCCCCTGCATGCCGGCCCCGTAGAGACCGATCTTTATATTCTTTTTGCTGGGATAGAGATACTTCAGAGCAACCGCCGTCTGGGCCCCGGTACGGAGGTTGGTAATGTGTGCTCCGTCCATAACGGCCTTGAAATCGCCTACTTTTGGGTTCAGAAGCAGGATCAGAGAGGTGATGTAGGGAAGCCCCTGCTTGCGCCGCTCGCCGAGGAAGCCACCCGCCCACTTGATCCCGGCGATATCCTGCCATCCCACATATGCGGGCATGGCGTTCATGAAGCCCTCGTAGGGCGGAAAAGGCGCCGTTTCTCCGAGGTCAAGGCCGACCTTTGTCGGGTTGACGACAGTCCCCTCTCCCATCCCACGGAAGGTCTTTTCCACAGCATCAACCACGTCTTTCATGGTGATTAGCCCTTGCACCTCTTCCTGGCTCAGCAACTTCGTCTGAAACATACAACTCCCCCCTGACTGGTTATTCTTTATTTCTTCACTATGAACCGCTCTTCGCCTCGCCGGCGGCACCTCCGGCGAGGCGGGCCAGCCACTCCTCCTTCAGGCGATGGGCCGTCTTCGTGCTCCCCAGGCCTCCAATTGTCGTATCCCTGAGTTCCTCCGGCAACAGTGTCTGCACGTTTAGCAATGCGTCGATGACCTCGTCAGGCGGTATAACGCTTTTGATACCTGCGCAGGCCATATCGGCTGCCGAAAACGCATTGGCGACCCCCACTGCGTTCCTTTTGATACAGGGCACTTCCACCGGTCCGGCCACGGGGTCGCAGGCCAGGCCGAGCATGCTCTTCAGCGCCAGCGCAAAGGCCTCGGCGGTCTGCTCAGCCGCACCTCCCCCGATATGGGCGAGGGCGGCCGCCGCCATCGCCGACGCTACGCCGATTTCCGACTGGCACCCTCCCATGGCACCTGAAACAGGCGCTTTCGCGGCGACGAGTACACCGAATATACCCGCCACCAGAAGTCCTTCGACAATTTTTCCCTCTTCGACATCCATCAATTCGGCCACACTGGCCAGTGCTCCCGGAAGCACTCCGCAGGATCCCGCTGTCGGAGCGGCACAGACCTTCCCCATGGAGGCATTGACCTCCATGCTGGCAATAGCCTTGGCTATGGCCAGCGAAACCACAGGCCCGGAAAGAGTGTCAGCTCTTTTGTATCTCTCAAAAAGACGGTGCGCGTCATCACCGGGCATGATGCCCCCCACCATGGGGTTGTCCCCGCAAAGCCCCCTGTCCGCCGCTTCCTGCATCACCTTCCACACCATCTGAAGGCGGTCATGTACTCCCTGAGGCGCAAGGCCGCTCCTGCTCTTTTCAAACTCTTCCAGCACAGATACCAGAGAAACATTCTGCTGATGGGCATGCTCAATCATTCGTTCAATTGTCGTAAAGGGCGGCTCATAAGGCGCAGCAGCATAATACTCGTACAGGGAAGGAAGCGACCTTACCCGCACCACCCCAGCAATTGCACCGAGGAATTGGAGCAGTTTCTCTCCTGGGGGCTCTTTGACCTGGCATGTCACCAGATCCCACCGGGCCCCTTCGTGGAGTGTGCAGGATTTGTGGAGCTTCTCCTTCAAGGATTCCGCCGCGCTGCCCCCCTTGCCGGCCTCACAGAACAACAGAAGCAGCGGTTCCTTCCCGTGAAGGTCCACAGAAACCCCGTCCACCGAAGCGATCATGATTTCCCCGCCGCCTACGGTCACACTCTCTATTTCCAGGCTCACCCCGCCGCCGGCAAGGCTGAGCTCGATGGTATTGGGGTTCTTCCCCGCCGTTTTTTCAGGATGAATTGCCACCTCTATTCCCTGTTGCTCAGCTCTCTTTCTCGCCACAGCAATGGCAGGATCATCAATAGGCATCCCGAGCAGCCCCGCAATGACACCAGCGTCGGTCATATGTCCCTGGTAGGTCTCCGCAAGGGAGCCGTACATGGTGACGTCCACCCCTTCGGGCTGCCCGCCAAAAATCCACCGCGCCATTAACCCGATTCGGACTGCCCCTGCCGTGTGTGAACTGGAAGGTCCTGTCATTACCGGACCAAGAACATCAAAGATACTCATCAGTTCGCTGTGGATATCCATGGAATCCCCCCGCTCCTAACCGACAGTGCCTGTTTTAATATAGTGGAGGAGTCCTTCAGCATCGGAAAAGTCTGCTCCGATAGAAGATAGCGTCCTCCCCTGCCGGCGGAAGTCCGTGGCGTTCACCGTACCGGCCAGCGTGATGATACTTTCGATATGGGGACAGGGAACCCCGGCCTTGGCTCCAAAAGAGGCTACAGGAACAAGGAGATAGGGCACGTCCTCTGTCAGGTATCTGTGGGAGAGCGTTCCGGGGGCATCCGCTCCATGCTGCGAGTAGACCCTGTTGTTCTGGAGAGCATC
Proteins encoded:
- the proC gene encoding pyrroline-5-carboxylate reductase, with translation MEQEKHCRVAIIGAGIVGGSIVDALAPFCRITATRRKEERLKGFREAGIDATTDNREAAREADVVLVCVKPGQVVPVLHEIAPEVGGKPVVSFAAAISLDILKKAAPEAHIARAMTNVAVRVRKGYTLYTLSEDYGTGEATTVASILGYLGEIQPVEEQYLDVLTAMSGSGPAYIFTVVESMVYGALREGLPRDLALQAAAHTAIGASHLLLESGEHPAELRDRVVTPGGVTIDGIYELEESRIRTAFMKAISAASSRARVLADQAREQAREEAGM
- the dctP gene encoding TRAP transporter substrate-binding protein DctP, with the translated sequence MKGKWYVIGLVLAIVMVTVTAGAALAAEYNWKIGHIRPTGTDIDKDVNWLVNQIEEKSDGDFAIEVYPAGQLGDYTVVQERVSMGAVEMQLACLGTTVSKALNLPAAPYIATNYEEAEQLFGPEGEVYKIVEEVLRENENIHLISGWPCYYGGIGLMTSVPSPGDPTVPKKVKIRVPPIKSFELTAESLGYLATPIPWAEAFTALQTNIVEGVIGGGAEGYYANFRDLLTEYHAVNDHFEMWWWYMNKDLWESLSEEDQKLLTEMGRKLEEKRWGEAEAAEEENMDKLADEGIKIVTFNQDQLNAMAERVREEVWPEIEKDIGKEYFDRVKKAIGYEH
- a CDS encoding ornithine cyclodeaminase family protein, which produces METLLLKRHELEEVISMPEVVESVERTFRGMGEGTVINPTKVHLDLGDGPSGLPFMAGMNAMPAYVGWQQTAGLKWVGGWENNPKQGLPYINGLVLLVDPNNGHFLAAMDGMLVTNLRTGAQAAVALKYLLNDVKHPTIGLYGAGAQGRTQVLAISSVFDVQAYQVYDISEEALQRFSDEMGDKVKAPIHKASSPEEAAEGADVLVSVTHARNKFITNDFVKEGMTVCPMGSFRECADDLVLSVDKIIVDHIDQCLHRGALKEVSESGRLGSEDIYATLGEVVTGTKKGRESPGERIMCIPIGTGAMDVAVASLAYQKALERGMGTRYSFFE
- a CDS encoding ornithine cyclodeaminase family protein encodes the protein MFQTKLLSQEEVQGLITMKDVVDAVEKTFRGMGEGTVVNPTKVGLDLGETAPFPPYEGFMNAMPAYVGWQDIAGIKWAGGFLGERRKQGLPYITSLILLLNPKVGDFKAVMDGAHITNLRTGAQTAVALKYLYPSKKNIKIGLYGAGMQGHTQTMAIAELFTIDEVHVYDINTEASNRYKEDMQGLVKGDIIIADSPEEAAQGDAVICVTQSKDKFVKREWLQPETKLFPMGSYQECDDESILKADKIIVDHVGQCLHRGALKELSEAGRITEKDIFTTIGDVVAGKAPGKVEESDNVLCIPIGTGAMDIAVAGIVLQRAEEQGLGGFYEFA
- the sdaAA gene encoding L-serine ammonia-lyase, iron-sulfur-dependent, subunit alpha encodes the protein MDIHSELMSIFDVLGPVMTGPSSSHTAGAVRIGLMARWIFGGQPEGVDVTMYGSLAETYQGHMTDAGVIAGLLGMPIDDPAIAVARKRAEQQGIEVAIHPEKTAGKNPNTIELSLAGGGVSLEIESVTVGGGEIMIASVDGVSVDLHGKEPLLLLFCEAGKGGSAAESLKEKLHKSCTLHEGARWDLVTCQVKEPPGEKLLQFLGAIAGVVRVRSLPSLYEYYAAAPYEPPFTTIERMIEHAHQQNVSLVSVLEEFEKSRSGLAPQGVHDRLQMVWKVMQEAADRGLCGDNPMVGGIMPGDDAHRLFERYKRADTLSGPVVSLAIAKAIASMEVNASMGKVCAAPTAGSCGVLPGALASVAELMDVEEGKIVEGLLVAGIFGVLVAAKAPVSGAMGGCQSEIGVASAMAAAALAHIGGGAAEQTAEAFALALKSMLGLACDPVAGPVEVPCIKRNAVGVANAFSAADMACAGIKSVIPPDEVIDALLNVQTLLPEELRDTTIGGLGSTKTAHRLKEEWLARLAGGAAGEAKSGS